The following coding sequences are from one Methanotorris formicicus Mc-S-70 window:
- a CDS encoding fibrillarin-like rRNA/tRNA 2'-O-methyltransferase has protein sequence MEDIKIKEIFENIYEVDLEDGLKRIATKSIVKGKKVYGERIINIGDDEYRIWNPNKSKLAAAIINGLKVMPIKKGTKVLYLGASAGTTPSHVADIVEKSPVYSVEYSPRIMREFLEVCEDRKNLIPILGDANKPQEYAFIVEKVDVIYEDVAQPNQAEILIKNAKWFLKKGGYGMISIKARSIDVTKDPKEIFKEQKEILEKNRFKIVDEVNIGPFEKDHIMFVGIWEG, from the coding sequence ATGGAAGACATAAAAATCAAAGAGATTTTTGAAAACATCTATGAAGTTGATTTGGAAGATGGTTTAAAAAGAATAGCAACAAAATCTATTGTTAAGGGAAAAAAGGTTTATGGTGAAAGAATAATAAATATTGGAGATGATGAATACAGAATTTGGAATCCAAACAAAAGTAAGTTAGCAGCGGCAATAATAAACGGATTAAAGGTTATGCCCATAAAAAAAGGTACAAAAGTTCTTTATTTGGGAGCATCAGCAGGAACAACGCCATCCCACGTTGCAGATATTGTTGAAAAATCCCCCGTTTATTCAGTTGAATATTCCCCAAGGATCATGAGGGAGTTTTTAGAGGTTTGTGAGGATAGGAAAAATTTAATCCCAATATTGGGCGATGCAAATAAACCCCAAGAATACGCTTTTATTGTAGAAAAGGTTGATGTTATTTATGAGGATGTTGCTCAACCAAATCAAGCGGAGATTTTAATTAAAAATGCAAAGTGGTTCTTAAAGAAAGGCGGTTACGGAATGATTTCCATAAAGGCAAGGAGCATAGATGTCACAAAAGATCCAAAAGAAATATTCAAAGAGCAAAAAGAGATTTTAGAAAAAAATAGATTTAAAATTGTTGATGAAGTAAATATTGGGCCATTTGAAAAAGACCACATTATGTTCGTAGGTATTTGGGAAGGATAG
- a CDS encoding ATP-binding protein: MIVGKIIGDTTTSECQFKTDKKIRSGEYVVVKNIDDEDVLGVIKNIKASDNHFICGVKILGVLKGKKLFPNRSPIVYGGDVYLGDEEILKTLFYNEKGIKIGHLLTRESISVYLDVDKLVSRHFAILAVTGGGKSNTVAVICKELGSKNGTLVIFDPHGEYMKLSHESIEMKMNPLTAKIDPSLLSPNELADLVGIDKEDKKERIYLSFAFNTVKRKAFENRKELRGSRFLEELLNIMYEWVKNVDVGWDIEYYNPRKKMYDRRKLSREDGDVLFSLIDIIENFQLTFSENIGDRDILEKLEVGKINVVDLSGLEVSQMVSIVSYVARRLLSKRILYLKAQRNFDNPIEDIRKKSREILNEIKTKYRIVTKPLLLIVEEAHIYIPINEYNDASLWLGKIAREGRKFGVGLGLISQRPKQLNPDVLSQTNTKIILRIVEPEDQKYIQMASEDLGEDLVKDLASLGIGEAVIIGTAISMPTIVKIDKFDGSYGGEDIKIYDAWNSIGGDEFVDDFKFGF, translated from the coding sequence GTGATAGTAGGAAAAATTATTGGAGATACAACAACATCAGAATGTCAATTTAAGACAGACAAAAAGATAAGATCTGGAGAATATGTTGTGGTAAAGAATATTGATGATGAGGATGTTTTAGGGGTTATAAAGAACATTAAGGCATCTGATAATCACTTTATATGTGGTGTGAAAATTCTTGGTGTATTGAAAGGAAAAAAATTATTCCCCAACAGGAGTCCAATAGTTTATGGTGGAGATGTTTATCTTGGAGATGAGGAGATATTAAAAACCTTATTTTACAACGAAAAAGGCATAAAGATAGGGCACCTATTGACGAGAGAATCGATAAGTGTTTATTTAGATGTTGATAAACTTGTATCAAGGCATTTTGCAATTCTTGCCGTAACTGGAGGAGGAAAATCAAATACAGTAGCGGTTATTTGTAAGGAACTTGGAAGTAAGAATGGGACGCTTGTAATTTTTGATCCCCATGGGGAGTATATGAAACTCAGTCATGAGAGTATCGAAATGAAGATGAATCCACTTACTGCAAAGATTGACCCATCACTCCTGTCTCCAAATGAACTTGCGGACTTAGTGGGTATTGATAAGGAGGATAAAAAAGAGAGAATTTACCTATCTTTTGCATTCAATACTGTGAAGAGAAAGGCTTTTGAGAATAGGAAGGAATTGAGGGGATCAAGGTTCTTAGAGGAACTTCTGAATATCATGTATGAATGGGTAAAAAATGTAGACGTTGGATGGGATATAGAGTATTACAACCCACGAAAAAAGATGTATGATAGAAGGAAGTTGAGTAGGGAAGATGGGGATGTGTTATTTTCTTTAATCGATATTATTGAAAATTTCCAACTGACGTTTTCTGAAAATATTGGGGATAGAGATATATTGGAAAAACTTGAAGTTGGAAAAATAAATGTTGTTGATTTGAGCGGTTTGGAAGTATCTCAAATGGTTTCAATTGTTTCCTATGTTGCAAGACGTCTTCTGTCAAAAAGAATCCTCTACCTAAAAGCACAGAGGAACTTTGACAATCCAATAGAGGATATCAGAAAAAAATCAAGGGAAATCCTTAACGAAATTAAAACAAAATATAGAATAGTTACAAAACCTTTACTTCTGATCGTTGAGGAGGCACACATATATATTCCAATAAATGAATATAATGATGCAAGTTTGTGGTTAGGAAAGATTGCAAGAGAGGGAAGGAAATTTGGTGTTGGTTTAGGACTTATCTCCCAAAGACCTAAACAACTCAATCCCGATGTTTTATCCCAAACAAACACAAAGATAATACTAAGAATCGTTGAACCAGAAGACCAAAAATATATTCAAATGGCATCTGAGGATTTAGGAGAAGATTTGGTTAAGGATTTGGCATCATTGGGAATTGGGGAAGCGGTGATTATTGGAACAGCAATATCTATGCCAACAATAGTTAAAATAGATAAGTTTGATGGAAGTTATGGAGGAGAAGATATTAAAATTTATGATGCGTGGAATTCAATTGGTGGAGATGAGTTTGTTGATGACTTTAAGTTTGGATTTTAG